In Gemmatimonas aurantiaca, the sequence ACCGGAGTCCCCTTGCTTGCACTCGCCGTGACTGATCCCTTCGCCGAATCCCGGCCGTTTCCGGCCCCGGTGTCCTCACCGGGGGAGGACGACGTGTCTGCGGCCGCGACGGGCGATCGGCAGGCCTTCGAGCGGGTATACCGGGCACATGCGGAGCGGGTGTTCAGTGTGTGCGTTCGCATGCTGGGGGACCGGGTGCTGGCCGAGGAAGTCACGCAGGACGTGTTCGTGCGCGTCTGGCAGAAACTCCCGGGGTTTCGGGGGGAGGCCGCGTTCTCCACCTGGCTCCATCGGGTGGCGGTGAACGTAATCCTCTCCCGGCGGAAGAATCTGGGCATTCAGCATGGACGACATGCCGAGGAAGACACGCTGGAGGTAACCCCCTCACGGCCGGACAGCGTGTCGGAG encodes:
- a CDS encoding RNA polymerase sigma factor gives rise to the protein MSAAATGDRQAFERVYRAHAERVFSVCVRMLGDRVLAEEVTQDVFVRVWQKLPGFRGEAAFSTWLHRVAVNVILSRRKNLGIQHGRHAEEDTLEVTPSRPDSVSERLDLEEAIAGLPAGARRIFVLHDVEGFTHEEIGEQLGITTGGSKAQLHRARLLLRTALTR